A stretch of DNA from Hydrogenophaga sp. SL48:
CGCGGCGGCGGCGCTGCACCATGTTGAAGGCGAACACCGTCATCATGAAGAAGGGAATGGGCTCCATGGCCGAGAAGATCGAACCGATCCAGTGCCAGTAGCCGGGCAGACCGATGAAGAAGAAGTGGTGGCCCGTGCCCAGGATGCCGGTCATCAGCGCGAAGGCGACGATCACATACAGCCACTTGTCGATCACTTCACGGTCCACGCCGGTGGTCTTGACCAGCACGTAGGCCAGCAGCGCGCCGAGGATCAGTTCCCACACGCCTTCCACCCAGAGGTGCACCACGAACCACCAGTACATCTTGTCGCGCACCAGGTTTTCCGGGTTGACGAAGCTGAACAGGAAGAAGATCGCCAGGCCCCAGAGGCCCATCAGCAGCACCAGCGTGATGCTGGTCTTGCGGCCGCGCAGGGCGGTCATGCTGACGTTGAACAGGAAGCCGAGCGCCACGACCACGATGCCGAGCTTGGTCGGCAGCGGCTGCTCCAGGAACTCGCGCCCCATGGTCTGCAGCAGGTCGTTGCCGGTGAGTTCGGCGAGCTTGGCGTAGGGCACCGTGAGGTAGCCCACGATGGTCAGCGAGCCGGCCGCCAGGAAGACCCAGAACAGCACCTTGGCCAGCAGGGGGCTGTAGAGCTCGTTTTCCGATTCCTCGGGAATCATGTAATAGGCGGCGCCCATGAAGCCAAACAGCAGCCAGACGATCAGCAGGTTGGTGTGCACCATCCGCGCGATGTTGAACGGGATGTAGGGGAAGAACAGGTCCCCGATCACGTATTGCAGGCCCAGGCCGATGCCGAAGAGGATCTGCCCCGCGAACAGCGCCATGGCGGCGATGAAGTAGGGCTTCGAGACCGACTGGCTCTGGTATTTGAGTGTGGATATGGTCATGGTGTTTTCTCCTCTCAACCTTCGATGTTGGGCGGCCACTGCTCGGTGTTGATCTCGCCGGTCCACTTCAGGAACTCGACCAGGTCGTTGAGCTGCTGCTCGTTCAGGTTGAACTGCGGCATCTGGCGGCGGTGCGGTGCGCCGGTGGGCATGGCCTGCATCCAGCCTTTGATGAAGTCACCCCCGCGGCGCTTGTAGACGTTGCCCAGCTCGGGGGCGAAGTACGCGCCCTCGCCCAGCAGCGTGTGGCAGCCGATGCAGTTGCGCGTTTCCCAGATCTTCTTGCCCGCCACCACCGCGGGGGTGATGGCCTTGGCGTTGGAACGCTCGGGGATGCGGCTTTCCGTGTCGAACACGATCACCGCAAACAGCAGCGCGAAAAACACGCTGCCTCCGTAAAACATGTTGCGGGCCATCTGTTTGGTAAACCCGCTTTGACTCTGGCTCATGGAACCCTCCATCGGTTGGCGATGGCGGTATCCTCCTTTTTTGCTCAGGTATCGTCCTTGAACCAGTTCAAGGAACCACACACATTCCCGACCCCGCACCTTGAAACCCGGCGGGTTGGCTCTACAGTGAATCCCACCGCCCGCCGCACCGGGCCAGGAGCACCCCGCATGAACACCGACACCGACCTGCACGCCGCCGTGATGACCGCCCTGGCCCAGGTGGACGACCCCGAGATGGGCGAAAACCTGGTGGACCTGGGGGTGGTCGGCGAGGTCCGGATCGACGGCAGCGCCGTGGCCGTGACCCTCATTCCCACCAGCGCCACCTGCCCCATGGCCGACGTGATGGTGGACGACGCGCAGACCGCCGTGCAGCGCGCCTGCCCGCCCGGCACCACGGTGGACGTGCACATGGACTGGGACACCGAATGGTCGCCCGAGCGGCTCGCGCCCGCGCTCCGGGAGCGCTTCGGGTGGTGAGTCCTTCCCCACAGGTGCGTGCGCCCGAGCCGCCTCCCCTGCCCCGCTGGTCGGTGGGCGTGGTGGCCCTGCTCGCCGTGCTCAACCTGCTGGGCGCGCTCGGCGGCGGCCTGGTGCGCCTGGGCAGCCTGCCCGCGGGCGACCACGGCCCCACCGGCGCCCTGGCGGTGGCGGCGCACGGCGCGGTCATGATGGCCGGTTTCTTCGGCAGCCTGATCGCGCTGGAGCGCGCGGTGGCGCTGCGCCGCGGCCTCTGGGTGCCGGCGCTCGCGGCCATCGGCGGCCTGCTGGCCTGGGGTGGCGGCTGGTGGCGCCCGGCCGAGGCCTTGTGGGTGGTTTCGGCCATCGGCCTGGTGGGCCTGTACGCCTGGGCCGGCTGGCGCCGCGCCATGTCGCTGCCGCTGGCGGTGGAGGCTTCGGGGGCGCTGGCCCTGCTGGCGGGCACGCTGGGTTTTGCCTTCGCTCAGCCCGATCTGGCCCGCCTGGGCTGGAGCGCCTTCCTGGTGCTGACCATCGCGGGCGAGCGGCGCGAGCTCACGCGCCTGGTGCGTCTGCCGCGCTGGAGCGCGCAGGCCTTCCTCGCCGGCTGGGGCGCGCTGGCGCTGGCCGTGGCGCTGGCAGCGTTCGGCGCCACCGGCGTGGCGCTGGTGCTGTGGTGGCTGGCGCTGGGCGCGCTCGCGCTCTGGCTGCTGCGCTTCGACGTGGCCACCAAGCAGTGGCGCGCCAAGGGCTGGGCCGGCCACACCGCGATCTGCCTCTCGGTGGGTTACGGCTGGCTGCTGCTGGCGGCCGGCCTCGGACTGGCCGGGCACCTGGTGGCCTGGCACGGGCTGTGGCTGGGCTTCGTGATGGCCATGGTGTTCGGCCACGCGCCCATCATGCTGCCGGCCCTGGCCGGCTGGCGGCCCGAACCCACGCGCTGGGCGCTGCTGCCGCTGGGCGTGCTGGGGTTGAGCCTGGCGCTGAGGACCGTGGCCGCGCCCGCTGGCTGGGCCGCCGGCCTGGCCGTGGCGGGCGCGGGCCATGCGCTGGCCTTCGTGCTGTTTGGGGCGGTGATGGTGCGCGCGGTGCGGCGCGGGCGCTGAAGGCTCACGCCCGCGGCAGCAGGCTGGCCAGCAGGACCAGCCCGATCACCACCGCCAGCCAGCCCATCACCGCACGCCGCCACAGCGCGGGCGCGGTGCGCAGCTCCATGTAGTCGAGCGCGATCAGCGCGCCCTTGAAGACCGAGAGCGCCAGCACCGCTGCGGTGGCGGCCTGCCCCAGCTGGCCCAGTGAAGCGGCGGCGCCCTCGCCCAGCCACCAGCTCAGCACCGTGGCCAGCACCAGCAGCGCGAACACGGTGTCTGCCCTTGTGAATCGCATGCCCTGCCCCCTCATCGAATGACGTAGACCAGCGGGAACAGCACCATCCACAGCAGGTCCACCATGTGCCAGAACACCGCGCCCGAGGCGGGGCCCATGTGGTTGGCTTGGCCGTAGGCATCGGCCTGCGCCTTGCGCCACAGCAGCGCGAACACGAGGGCGCCCACGACCACGTGCAGGAAGTGAAAGCCCGTGAGCAGGGTGTAGAGCAGCGTGAAGGCGTCGGTGGCCCAGTCGAAACCGGCCCGCACCTTGCCCACGAACTCGTGCGACTTGACAACCAGGAAGCCGATGGCACCGGCCAGCGCGGTCAACAGCCAGCGGGCGCCGGCTTCGCGCCGATCCGCCTCAAAGGCCCGCACCGCGCGCACGGCCGCCCAGCTGGCCGCCACCAGCAGCAGGGTGTTGAGCGCGCCGGTGTGCAGGCTGAGCGCAGCTTGCCCCTGTGCGAACACCGCAGGCTCGCGCCAGCGCGCGAACGCGAACGACACGAACAGCAGACCGAAGGTCAGCAGCTCGGCCAGCACCAGCAGCCAGACCACGCCGTCGCCGGCCAGGCGGGGTTCAACCGACAGCGCGTCCGGAGCGCGTGCCTCGTCGAGGGCAGCCGTGGAACCGCCCTTCGACAGGCTCAGGACGGGCCACTGGTTGCGTCCCCCTCCGGGGGAAGGCGCGCAGCGTCGCAGGGGGCTCAATGAGACGTTCCCTCGGAGCGCGTGATCTTGTTCCACACGTTGTACTTGCCCACCGGCTTGCTCATGGGCAGGCGCTTGACTTCCTTGAACGTGGCCGCGTCGTAGACGATGAGCGCGCCGTCCATCTCCCACACGCTGGCCAGCGCGTACCGGCCGTCTTTCGTGAACTCGATGTGGGCCAGCGTCCTGCCGGGCTCCTTCACCGTGGCCACGGGTTGCAGCGTGGTCTTGTCGATGATGGTCATGGTGTCCTTGGCGGTCGGGCTCATCATCGAATCGGTCCAGGCGAAGCGGCTGCTTTCATGGCTGCGCATGAAGAAGCCCGGCCCGGGGGTGGGGATGGTGGTGACGGGTTTCCAGGTCTTCATGTCGATCACGTCGATGGCGCCACCCTTGAGGTTGGGCGAAGCGAGCACGGTACTGCCGTTCCACGCAAAGGTGATGCCCGAGCCCAGGTGCGGCATGCCGGCGATGGGCAGGTCCGCGATCTTGCGGCGCGCGTCGAGGTTCACCACCTGCGCGGTGGCCGAGCCCTCAGCCGTTTTGGGGCGCGTGGCGCCGAGCACGTGGCGGTAGCTCTGGTCGAAGAAGAAGTCGTCCAGCGGCTCGTCCAGTGGCGTGCGGCGCACGCCGTGGAAACCGGGTTTGGCGATCGCCTCGCCCATCTTGTAGTCGTGCACCAGGCCGTCGTAGATCGGTTCGGCCTTGGGGTTGTACGAGATCTCCCAGAGCTCGGGAATGTCCTTGAGCGCGACCACGAAGCTGTTGCGCGGCG
This window harbors:
- a CDS encoding cbb3-type cytochrome c oxidase subunit I; translated protein: MTISTLKYQSQSVSKPYFIAAMALFAGQILFGIGLGLQYVIGDLFFPYIPFNIARMVHTNLLIVWLLFGFMGAAYYMIPEESENELYSPLLAKVLFWVFLAAGSLTIVGYLTVPYAKLAELTGNDLLQTMGREFLEQPLPTKLGIVVVALGFLFNVSMTALRGRKTSITLVLLMGLWGLAIFFLFSFVNPENLVRDKMYWWFVVHLWVEGVWELILGALLAYVLVKTTGVDREVIDKWLYVIVAFALMTGILGTGHHFFFIGLPGYWHWIGSIFSAMEPIPFFMMTVFAFNMVQRRRRDHPNQAAVLWALGTAVMGFLGAGLWGFAHTLSPVNYYTHGSQVTAAHGHLAFYGAYVLVVITLISYAMPTLRGRIANSQKAQAYEMWSFWIMTIGMSIMVLALTGAGILQVWLQRMPTSGAMSFMATQDQLVLFYWVRVAGGVVFLLGQLTYFASFFVGGNHVLKDNVTTTTGGGGMLGARPAQRA
- a CDS encoding c-type cytochrome, giving the protein MSQSQSGFTKQMARNMFYGGSVFFALLFAVIVFDTESRIPERSNAKAITPAVVAGKKIWETRNCIGCHTLLGEGAYFAPELGNVYKRRGGDFIKGWMQAMPTGAPHRRQMPQFNLNEQQLNDLVEFLKWTGEINTEQWPPNIEG
- a CDS encoding metal-sulfur cluster assembly factor, whose amino-acid sequence is MNTDTDLHAAVMTALAQVDDPEMGENLVDLGVVGEVRIDGSAVAVTLIPTSATCPMADVMVDDAQTAVQRACPPGTTVDVHMDWDTEWSPERLAPALRERFGW
- a CDS encoding cytochrome C oxidase subunit IV family protein → MRFTRADTVFALLVLATVLSWWLGEGAAASLGQLGQAATAAVLALSVFKGALIALDYMELRTAPALWRRAVMGWLAVVIGLVLLASLLPRA
- a CDS encoding cytochrome c oxidase subunit 3 encodes the protein MSPLRRCAPSPGGGRNQWPVLSLSKGGSTAALDEARAPDALSVEPRLAGDGVVWLLVLAELLTFGLLFVSFAFARWREPAVFAQGQAALSLHTGALNTLLLVAASWAAVRAVRAFEADRREAGARWLLTALAGAIGFLVVKSHEFVGKVRAGFDWATDAFTLLYTLLTGFHFLHVVVGALVFALLWRKAQADAYGQANHMGPASGAVFWHMVDLLWMVLFPLVYVIR